One window of bacterium genomic DNA carries:
- the flgB gene encoding flagellar basal body rod protein FlgB: MEIADNPILNILGRALDVSSRRASLVASNVANVDTPGYKARTFDFGAALAACSERCAEMQPVQTDPRHMSQGAGRELPIDVQETDAPCRLDGNSVNIEQEMADLLQSELMFSVSSKLVAKKIEMLKTAIS; the protein is encoded by the coding sequence ATGGAGATAGCAGACAATCCTATTCTCAACATTCTGGGCCGAGCTCTGGACGTTTCCTCAAGGCGGGCAAGCCTCGTAGCGAGCAATGTGGCCAACGTTGACACGCCCGGCTACAAGGCCAGGACCTTCGATTTTGGCGCGGCCTTGGCAGCATGTTCCGAGAGGTGTGCCGAGATGCAGCCAGTGCAAACCGATCCCAGGCACATGTCCCAAGGCGCGGGCAGAGAGCTTCCGATCGACGTTCAGGAGACTGACGCGCCTTGCCGACTGGATGGCAACAGCGTGAATATCGAGCAGGAGATGGCGGACCTGCTCCAATCAGAGCTGATGTTCTCAGTGTCATCCAAGCTGGTAGCCAAGAAGATCGAGATGCTTAAGACCGCAATTTCATAA
- the ispH gene encoding 4-hydroxy-3-methylbut-2-enyl diphosphate reductase encodes MRDVPDGIRRTPIEGGRFDIFCVEDAGFCFGVERAVRLAKDAAARFGKVFSLGPLIHNRDVVEALRSEGIHVAETLDEVNGEVIIARSHGLPPELAEGAKRRGMNIIDGTCPFVKKAQENAALLRTEGYHIVIVGNAKHPEVKALLGFSGENSQVVGSDSQIKLPDGVQKVGVIAQTTEQIKVFSRVVATVAAEAKVVRVFNTVCDAVLSRRANTLKLAELCNVVIVVGGRHSANTKQLAAVSRHHGTKTHHIERPEEIEAAWFHGKKSVGVTVGASTPVWITSSVVERLKELSLRVESEGKHRR; translated from the coding sequence ATGAGAGACGTGCCTGACGGGATTCGGCGAACCCCCATCGAGGGTGGCCGGTTCGACATATTCTGCGTGGAGGATGCGGGGTTTTGCTTTGGCGTGGAGCGAGCGGTCAGGCTGGCCAAGGATGCCGCCGCCCGGTTCGGGAAGGTATTCTCGCTAGGCCCGCTTATTCATAACAGAGACGTAGTTGAGGCGCTCCGTTCAGAGGGCATCCATGTTGCCGAGACCCTCGACGAGGTGAATGGAGAGGTCATCATCGCGCGCTCGCACGGTCTCCCGCCAGAGCTCGCTGAGGGTGCCAAGCGCCGGGGCATGAATATAATTGATGGGACTTGCCCATTTGTCAAAAAAGCTCAAGAAAATGCTGCTTTATTGCGCACAGAGGGTTATCACATAGTAATCGTCGGGAACGCCAAGCATCCGGAAGTCAAGGCCCTGCTTGGATTCTCCGGCGAAAACTCACAGGTTGTAGGCAGCGATTCTCAGATCAAGCTTCCCGACGGCGTCCAGAAAGTGGGTGTGATCGCACAGACAACCGAACAAATAAAGGTCTTCTCGCGGGTCGTTGCCACCGTTGCCGCCGAAGCCAAAGTGGTCCGCGTGTTCAACACGGTTTGTGACGCGGTGCTGTCGCGGCGGGCTAACACCCTCAAGCTCGCCGAGCTCTGCAATGTAGTAATCGTAGTTGGCGGCAGACACAGCGCAAACACAAAGCAGCTGGCAGCGGTTTCTCGGCATCATGGAACCAAGACGCACCACATAGAGCGACCTGAAGAGATCGAGGCGGCGTGGTTCCACGGCAAGAAGAGCGTCGGCGTTACGGTCGGCGCCTCAACCCCGGTTTGGATTACCTCGTCCGTGGTTGAGCGGCTCAAAGAGCTCTCGCTACGGGTTGAATCTGAGGGCAAGCATCGGCGATAG
- a CDS encoding lysophospholipid acyltransferase family protein, whose product MRRKHETNAVPREGRLGPQTAESLFSRCLCRACHALCCVLSKGLFRAEVAGVENLPARGRVILASNHRSYADPPLLVGSMVFRPVHFAAKAELFRSRFFGWLIRNLNAFPVRRWGADREMLRRALAVLEADGALLMFPEGTRSKTNELLPPMSGIGLIAERSQAPVVPIYIHNSWRILPPGSSMIRPYKLYVCFGKPIPPPNCPEGKARSQLHAEFAERVMAEIKCLRADLLRRLGQNKERLQDGAMS is encoded by the coding sequence GTGAGGCGTAAACACGAGACCAATGCTGTTCCGAGGGAAGGCCGGCTGGGACCGCAGACTGCTGAATCTTTATTCAGCCGGTGTTTATGTAGGGCGTGCCACGCGCTCTGCTGTGTCCTATCGAAGGGTCTTTTCAGAGCCGAGGTTGCTGGCGTAGAGAACCTTCCGGCTAGGGGAAGGGTGATCCTTGCCTCGAATCACAGGAGCTACGCCGACCCTCCTCTTCTTGTTGGGTCAATGGTCTTTAGGCCCGTCCATTTCGCGGCGAAGGCGGAGCTTTTCAGAAGTCGTTTCTTTGGCTGGCTGATTCGGAACTTGAATGCCTTCCCTGTAAGGCGCTGGGGCGCCGACAGAGAGATGCTCAGGCGGGCGCTGGCAGTTCTTGAGGCAGACGGAGCGCTACTTATGTTTCCGGAAGGCACGAGGAGCAAGACCAACGAGCTGCTGCCGCCGATGTCGGGTATTGGGCTCATCGCCGAGAGAAGCCAAGCGCCGGTTGTCCCGATATACATCCACAACAGTTGGCGCATTTTGCCGCCGGGCTCGTCGATGATAAGGCCTTACAAGCTTTACGTATGTTTTGGGAAACCAATCCCGCCGCCTAATTGTCCAGAGGGGAAGGCGCGCTCTCAGCTTCACGCGGAGTTCGCCGAGCGCGTTATGGCTGAGATTAAGTGCTTGCGGGCAGACCTTTTAAGAAGACTTGGGCAGAACAAAGAGCGCCTTCAGGACGGGGCGATGTCATGA